Within Coprothermobacter sp., the genomic segment GCTACAATGCGGCCAGGCGAGGAGGAATTTGGATGACTGCGAAGCCCGAGGAACGACATATGCCGCTCGTGCCCATCCTGATGCACATCTGTTGCGCCCCGGATGCCACTGTGCCGGTCGTGCGTCTGCGGGCGAAGGGGTACGAGCCGGTCGGGTTCTTCTACGACCCCAACATCCACCCGAAGGAGGAGTACGAGCTCCGTCTCGAGCAGGCACGCAAACTTGCCTTCGTCGACAACTTCGAGCTGATCGTCGGTCCGTACGAGCCCGAACACTGGCTGGCGGCGACGCGTGAGTTCTGGCACGAGCCGGAGGGCGGCCTGCGGTGTCCCCGGTGCTTTGGGGTCCTGCTCGATGCCGCCGCGCACAAGGCGGCCGACCTTCAGATACCCGTATTCACGACGACCCTGCTCATCAGCCCGCACAAGGACGTGCATGTGCTGGAGCAGGTCGGGCGGGAGAAGGGGGCGCTGTACGGGGTCACGTTCCTGCCCGAGGCCTTCCGCAAGAAGGATGGCTTCAGGGAGTCGGTGAATCTCAGCAAGGAGTATGGCCTGTATCGCCAGAACTACTGTGGCTGCATCTACTCCAGGATAGAGTCCGAGCAGTGGCGCGCGGCGCATCCGCACGGCAGCTCCTGGTCGCGAGAGGACCCGAAGGACGGCTCCGGGAGTGGTGTGTCCCGCCGATAGATCGGCTCATCGCCCCCATTCCCGCCTTTCCCTCCGTCATTCCCGCGCATGCGGGAATCCAGTCCTGTCACGAC encodes:
- a CDS encoding recombinase; amino-acid sequence: MTAKPEERHMPLVPILMHICCAPDATVPVVRLRAKGYEPVGFFYDPNIHPKEEYELRLEQARKLAFVDNFELIVGPYEPEHWLAATREFWHEPEGGLRCPRCFGVLLDAAAHKAADLQIPVFTTTLLISPHKDVHVLEQVGREKGALYGVTFLPEAFRKKDGFRESVNLSKEYGLYRQNYCGCIYSRIESEQWRAAHPHGSSWSREDPKDGSGSGVSRR